The Acomys russatus chromosome 18, mAcoRus1.1, whole genome shotgun sequence genome includes a region encoding these proteins:
- the Spry2 gene encoding protein sprouty homolog 2, whose protein sequence is MEARAQSGNGSQQPLLQAPHDSGRQRGEPDPRDALTQQVHVLSLDQIRAIRNTNEYTEGPTVLPRPGLKPAPRSSTQHKHERLHGLPEHRQPARLQPSQVHSSRAPLSRSISTVSSGSRSSTRTSTSSSSSEQRLLGSSFSPGPAADGIIRVQPKSELKPAELKSLSKEDLGLHAYRCEDCGKCKCKECTYPRPLPSDWICDKQCLCSAQNVIDYGTCVCCVKGLFYHCSNDDEDNCADNPCSCSQSHCCTRWSAMGVMSLFLPCLWCYLPAKGCLKLCQGCYDRVNRPGCRCKNSNTVCCKVPTVPPRNFEKPT, encoded by the coding sequence atggaggccagagctcagaGTGGCAACGGGTCGCAGCAGCCTTTGCTGCAGGCACCCCATGACAGTGGCAGGCAGCGTGGGGAGCCGGACCCCAGAGATGCCCTTACCCAGCAGGTACACGTCTTGTCTCTGGATCAGATCAGAGCCATCCGAAACACCAATGAGTACACAGAGGGGCCTACTGTGCTCCCGAGACCCGGCCTCAAGCCTGCTCCTCGCTCCTCCACCCAGCACAAACACGAAAGACTCCACGGTCTCCCCGAGCACCGCCAGCCTGCTAGGCTCCAGCCCTCGCAGGTCCACTCTTCACGGGCCCCTCTATCCAGGTCCATCAGCACCGTCAGCTCAGGGTCTCGGAGTAGTACTAGGACAAGTACCAGCAGCAGCTCCTCGGAACAGAGACTGTTAGGATCATCCTTCTCTCCCGGGCCTGCTGCTGATGGGATAATCCGGGTGCAGCCTAAGTCTGAGCTCAAGCCAGCTGAGCTTAAGTCACTGAGCAAGGAAGATTTGGGTCTGCACGCCTACAGGTGTGAGGACTGTGGCAAGTGCAAATGTAAGGAGTGCACCTACCCGAGGCCCCTGCCGTCGGACTGGATCTGTGACAAGCAGTGCCTTTGCTCAGCCCAGAACGTGATTGACTATGGgacttgtgtgtgctgtgtgaaagGTCTCTTCTATCACTGCTCCAATGACGATGAGGACAATTGTGCTGACAACCCGTGTTCTTGCAGCCAGTCTCATTGTTGTACCAGATGGTCGGCTATGGGTGTCATGTCTCTCTTCTTGCCTTGTTTATGGTGTTACCTTCCAGCCAAGGGTTGCCTTAAACTGTGCCAGGGGTGTTATGATCGGGTGAACAGGCCTGGATGTCGTTGTAAAAACTCAAATACAGTTTGTTGCAAAGTTCCCACCGTCCCCCCCAGGAACTTTGAAAAGCCAACATAG